A region from the Anaerolineae bacterium genome encodes:
- a CDS encoding dihydropteroate synthase translates to MLFRIGENIQILSPRVRQAIDNREPAYLIELAKAQVMGGAHMLDLNIGRRKKDGHEVMPWLIEIINEAVPGTPVSLDTTNPQAIEAGLKKCQELGLKAMINSVSAEEERLTSIGPLAAKYNVPVIALTMTQAGIPVSAEDRANIAMEIIIPRLTEMGVPVENIYLDPLILTVNGCQEHVPNAVEAIRYFKALSDPPPKTVVGLSNVSNRVPKENRSLVNRVYLVMLMAAGLDAAILDPLDEKQNEVIRIIEQRDDSTPIGKLLLALYDATAAGEDLDPSVVDMKDPEQVAVWKTIQILKNKVIYADSYLQM, encoded by the coding sequence ATGCTTTTCCGAATAGGAGAGAACATCCAGATCCTTTCCCCCAGGGTGCGTCAGGCTATCGACAACCGGGAACCTGCCTACCTGATTGAACTGGCCAAAGCCCAGGTTATGGGCGGAGCTCATATGCTGGACCTCAACATTGGCCGGCGAAAGAAGGATGGCCACGAGGTTATGCCCTGGCTCATTGAGATAATCAATGAAGCTGTCCCCGGAACTCCTGTCTCTCTGGATACCACGAACCCCCAAGCCATAGAAGCTGGTCTTAAGAAGTGCCAGGAGCTGGGCCTCAAGGCCATGATAAACTCCGTATCGGCCGAAGAAGAGCGCCTTACTTCCATTGGGCCACTGGCAGCTAAATACAATGTCCCGGTTATCGCCCTGACTATGACCCAAGCGGGTATTCCGGTGAGTGCGGAGGATAGGGCCAACATCGCTATGGAAATAATCATCCCTCGCCTCACAGAAATGGGAGTGCCTGTGGAAAATATATACCTTGATCCCCTTATCCTTACCGTTAACGGGTGTCAGGAACATGTGCCTAATGCTGTGGAAGCTATCCGTTATTTCAAAGCCCTGAGCGATCCTCCGCCCAAGACGGTGGTGGGTCTTTCCAACGTTTCCAATCGTGTTCCCAAAGAAAACCGCAGCCTTGTAAACAGGGTTTACCTGGTTATGCTCATGGCTGCGGGGCTTGACGCCGCTATCCTGGACCCTCTGGATGAAAAGCAAAATGAAGTTATCCGGATAATCGAGCAGCGGGATGATAGCACCCCAATAGGCAAGCTTCTTCTCGCCCTTTACGATGCTACCGCTGCAGGCGAGGATCTGGATCCATCGGTGGTTGACATGAAGGATCCGGAGCAGGTGGCAGTATGGAAGACGATCCAGATCCTCAAGAACAAAGTAATATATGCCGATTCTTATCTCCAGATGTAA
- a CDS encoding 4Fe-4S binding protein — MAVYLHADSSKCSGCKACLVACSLAKFGVNNPKKARLAIIPKFPAPGIFEVKTCTNCGTCAEVCPVDAVKINEKGAYYIDPNECIACMACVKECPEQVIFTHPDYPVPFECDLCGACVEVCGPGVLWIE; from the coding sequence ATGGCCGTTTACCTTCATGCTGACAGTTCCAAATGTTCTGGCTGTAAAGCTTGCCTTGTAGCTTGCAGTTTAGCGAAATTTGGCGTAAACAACCCCAAAAAAGCTCGTCTGGCTATAATTCCCAAGTTCCCGGCGCCAGGCATCTTTGAAGTCAAAACCTGTACCAACTGTGGCACCTGCGCTGAGGTTTGCCCTGTAGATGCGGTGAAGATAAACGAAAAGGGCGCCTATTATATTGACCCCAATGAGTGCATAGCATGTATGGCTTGCGTCAAAGAATGCCCGGAGCAGGTAATCTTCACCCATCCTGATTACCCGGTGCCTTTTGAGTGCGACCTCTGCGGAGCCTGCGTTGAAGTATGTGGGCCAGGGGTCCTCTGGATTGAGTAA